A genomic window from Chlorobium phaeobacteroides DSM 266 includes:
- a CDS encoding cytochrome b/b6 domain-containing protein yields the protein MKKIYLYARFQRFWHWTQFLIISVLLLTGLEVHGLYNLMGYENAFRIHNLSGWGLLGLIFIAFFWYITTGDFRQYLTEGNLVEKIWLQVRYYMIGIFKHEPHPFKKNEISRLNPLQRITYLMLTLVGLPSQIIFGFIYFYFNELVALGMNPAWMEPIALIHTLLAYLLIAFVIMHVYMTTTGHTLTSNIKAMITGWEEVED from the coding sequence ATGAAAAAGATCTATCTGTACGCACGATTTCAGCGTTTCTGGCACTGGACGCAGTTTCTCATTATCTCCGTACTGCTGCTGACCGGACTTGAAGTGCACGGCTTGTATAACCTTATGGGTTACGAAAACGCATTCAGGATCCATAACCTTTCCGGATGGGGGCTCCTGGGACTGATCTTCATCGCGTTTTTCTGGTATATCACCACGGGTGATTTCCGCCAGTATCTTACCGAAGGTAACCTTGTTGAAAAAATATGGCTGCAGGTACGCTACTACATGATCGGTATTTTCAAACACGAACCGCATCCGTTCAAGAAAAACGAAATATCGAGGCTCAACCCGCTTCAGCGTATCACCTACCTTATGCTGACCCTTGTGGGATTACCGTCGCAGATTATTTTCGGCTTTATCTACTTCTATTTCAACGAACTGGTCGCTCTCGGCATGAACCCGGCCTGGATGGAACCGATCGCGCTGATTCATACCTTGCTTGCGTACCTGCTTATCGCATTTGTGATCATGCATGTCTATATGACCACGACGGGACACACCCTGACCTCGAACATAAAGGCCATGATCACCGGATGGGAAGAGGTTGAAGATTGA
- a CDS encoding OmpA family protein: MALHLQELITRELSGENTGKIAALTGESNAGVIDSIGTASATIMGGLMNKAATPDGATEILTRITSSGYNGDFLNRFGDMLSSDRGADTLLESGKELLGCLFGSKLDELDKVFSSATGRAKGSSLSLLAIIAPVVMSILGKKVDADNLGSLGLMSLLNSQKSFVQSAAPSRLSGVLGLLSLSQLGGMPPSSPTGIPGNIPSFLKGLWPFFLILAALFLLINTCSSPSGQETPPATEAVATDTVTAPETAPAPLPADTSAVTSDALGAFEEYALPNGVKLNIPELGIERKLIAFIQDATKPADKETWFSFDRLVFDTGKSTLMATSQEQLNNIGEILKAYPAVELKIGGYTDNVGDPQANKKLSQARAETVMAELVKLGIDNIRLAAEGYGIEHPVADNATEEGRQQNRRVDCRVTKK; the protein is encoded by the coding sequence ATGGCATTACATCTACAGGAACTCATCACCAGAGAACTCTCCGGCGAAAACACCGGAAAAATCGCTGCATTGACAGGCGAAAGCAATGCCGGCGTTATCGACAGCATCGGAACCGCTTCTGCTACGATCATGGGCGGACTCATGAACAAAGCGGCCACACCTGACGGCGCCACTGAAATTTTAACCCGCATTACCAGCAGCGGTTACAACGGGGATTTCTTAAACCGTTTCGGAGATATGCTTTCCAGTGACCGTGGAGCCGATACGCTGCTTGAATCCGGAAAAGAGCTGCTTGGGTGCCTCTTCGGCAGCAAACTCGATGAACTTGACAAGGTGTTTTCATCGGCAACCGGTCGGGCAAAAGGCTCTTCATTGTCGCTGCTCGCCATCATCGCCCCGGTTGTTATGAGTATACTTGGCAAAAAGGTTGACGCTGACAATCTGGGCTCTCTCGGTCTTATGAGTCTCCTGAACTCCCAGAAATCTTTTGTGCAGAGTGCGGCTCCCTCTCGTCTTTCCGGAGTACTCGGCCTCCTGAGCCTCTCCCAGCTCGGAGGCATGCCGCCATCATCACCCACAGGAATTCCCGGCAACATTCCTTCGTTCCTCAAAGGGCTCTGGCCATTTTTCCTTATCCTTGCAGCACTTTTTCTCTTGATAAATACCTGTTCATCTCCTTCCGGTCAGGAAACGCCGCCTGCAACAGAGGCCGTTGCAACCGACACGGTGACGGCTCCTGAAACAGCTCCCGCGCCACTCCCCGCCGACACGTCTGCCGTAACCAGCGACGCTCTTGGAGCATTCGAAGAGTATGCCCTGCCCAACGGCGTGAAGCTGAACATACCGGAACTCGGTATCGAGAGAAAACTGATCGCTTTTATCCAGGACGCTACCAAACCTGCCGACAAGGAGACCTGGTTCTCGTTCGACCGACTTGTTTTCGATACCGGCAAGTCAACGCTCATGGCGACATCACAGGAACAGCTCAACAACATCGGTGAAATTCTCAAGGCCTATCCTGCCGTTGAGCTGAAAATCGGCGGCTATACCGATAACGTCGGCGACCCGCAGGCCAACAAGAAACTCTCGCAGGCCAGAGCTGAAACAGTCATGGCTGAACTGGTTAAACTCGGCATCGACAACATAAGGCTTGCTGCCGAAGGGTACGGCATCGAACACCCGGTAGCCGACAATGCAACCGAAGAAGGAAGACAGCAGAACAGAAGAGTCGATTGCAGAGTCACGAAAAAATAA
- a CDS encoding tetrathionate reductase family octaheme c-type cytochrome produces MKKLLLTGILLSGFLFPLSKPLSAEPFHHKVDSLLISTTDHKKFKILQQDFKSGPEVTKACLTCHTEASKQLHRTRHWTWDVPMKKGERLGKKNVVNNFCISVEGNEPRCTSCHIGYDWKDKNFNFKSEENVDCLACHDMTGTYKKLPAGAGHPAYFDTVFEKKLYPKVNLSYVAQRVGQPDRHNCGICHFEGGGADAVKHGDLDNSLLKPDRELDVHMAIGKKDLNMTCADCHKTEGHQVPGSRYTPEAHDTHGFDYPLTDNNPATCSSCHGLKPHKKLKKLNDHVARVACQTCHIPFIAKQRPTKMWWDWSKAGKFDKNGKEITIKDSSGCVLYVSKKGAFRWAKNVAPEYRWFNGEMNYTTFNTQINDRKVVSVNHPDGAANDTLSRIWPFKVHRGMQPYDPVLKRFVKPIVYGPKGSGAYWSDFNWDKSIRKGMENAGLEYSGKYAFVETEMYWPISHMVSPKEKSLSCKECHSRNGRLQNLSGFYLMGRDTNPFVEYFGLLAISGSLIGVIIHSIIRYFTVKKLKKAGGL; encoded by the coding sequence ATGAAAAAACTGCTGTTGACAGGTATTCTTCTCTCGGGTTTTCTCTTTCCGTTATCGAAGCCGCTTTCCGCAGAGCCCTTCCACCACAAAGTTGATTCCCTGCTGATTTCAACGACCGATCACAAGAAATTCAAAATTCTTCAACAGGATTTCAAGAGTGGTCCCGAAGTAACAAAAGCCTGTCTGACCTGCCATACCGAAGCGTCCAAACAGTTGCATCGCACCAGACACTGGACATGGGATGTACCCATGAAAAAAGGTGAGCGGCTGGGCAAAAAAAATGTTGTGAACAATTTCTGCATATCGGTGGAAGGCAACGAACCGCGATGTACCTCCTGCCATATCGGCTACGACTGGAAAGACAAAAACTTCAATTTCAAGAGTGAAGAGAATGTAGACTGCCTTGCCTGCCACGATATGACCGGAACCTATAAAAAGCTTCCCGCAGGTGCGGGACATCCGGCATATTTCGATACGGTTTTCGAAAAAAAGCTATACCCGAAAGTCAACCTCTCTTATGTTGCGCAGCGTGTCGGACAGCCCGACCGGCACAATTGCGGCATCTGCCATTTCGAAGGTGGTGGGGCCGATGCGGTCAAGCATGGCGATCTTGACAACTCGCTGCTCAAACCCGATCGCGAACTCGATGTCCATATGGCGATCGGCAAAAAAGACCTCAACATGACCTGCGCGGACTGCCATAAAACGGAAGGCCATCAGGTTCCCGGAAGCCGATATACGCCGGAAGCTCATGATACGCATGGATTCGATTATCCGCTGACGGATAACAATCCGGCCACCTGCAGTTCATGTCACGGTCTCAAGCCGCATAAAAAGCTTAAAAAGCTCAACGACCACGTAGCCAGAGTAGCCTGTCAGACCTGTCATATCCCTTTCATAGCGAAACAACGCCCGACAAAAATGTGGTGGGACTGGTCCAAAGCCGGAAAATTCGATAAAAACGGTAAAGAGATCACGATTAAAGACTCTTCGGGATGTGTTCTGTATGTATCAAAGAAAGGAGCGTTCAGATGGGCTAAAAACGTTGCTCCCGAATACAGATGGTTTAACGGCGAAATGAACTACACGACGTTTAATACCCAAATCAACGACAGGAAAGTTGTTTCGGTCAATCATCCCGATGGCGCGGCAAACGACACCCTTTCGAGAATATGGCCGTTCAAGGTACATCGCGGAATGCAGCCTTACGATCCGGTACTGAAACGCTTCGTCAAGCCCATTGTTTACGGACCGAAGGGCTCCGGGGCCTACTGGTCAGACTTCAACTGGGATAAATCCATCAGGAAGGGAATGGAGAATGCAGGTCTCGAATACAGCGGAAAATATGCTTTTGTGGAAACTGAAATGTACTGGCCGATCTCTCATATGGTATCTCCGAAAGAAAAATCCCTCAGTTGCAAAGAGTGCCACTCACGAAACGGAAGACTGCAGAATCTCAGCGGATTCTATCTGATGGGAAGAGACACGAACCCTTTTGTGGAATACTTTGGTCTTCTGGCCATATCGGGATCACTTATCGGTGTCATCATCCACTCAATCATCCGGTATTTCACCGTTAAAAAACTGAAAAAAGCAGGTGGCCTATGA
- a CDS encoding alpha/beta hydrolase has product MLQRKHLSLTYLELSAKEQEQAPLVVMLHGYGSNEKDLIHLAPSLHPGLTWISPRAPRMLDLGMFGWFPLEFTATGITVDYEAAGLARDRCIGFLSDLIKEYRPAGNKVFLTGFSQGAVMSYLIAFAAPELLHGVVAFSGQLPHRQLVDEEKLAIFNKIPMLVIHGIFDEILPIAKGKESNLYLQNLLADLTYQEYPMGHEISAEAISLASKWLTKKVNLIGG; this is encoded by the coding sequence ATGCTGCAACGAAAACATCTCTCTCTGACCTATCTTGAACTCTCAGCCAAAGAACAGGAACAAGCTCCTCTCGTGGTCATGCTCCATGGATATGGCAGCAATGAAAAAGATCTCATCCATCTGGCTCCATCGCTCCATCCGGGGTTAACCTGGATCAGCCCGAGAGCTCCCCGTATGCTTGATTTAGGTATGTTCGGATGGTTTCCTCTTGAATTTACGGCAACAGGCATCACTGTCGATTATGAAGCTGCAGGGTTGGCAAGAGACCGGTGCATCGGCTTTCTTTCTGATCTCATAAAGGAGTATCGACCTGCCGGAAACAAGGTCTTTCTCACCGGTTTCAGCCAGGGTGCTGTCATGAGCTATCTCATAGCCTTTGCTGCGCCCGAGCTGCTTCACGGCGTGGTTGCATTCTCAGGCCAGCTTCCGCACCGGCAACTGGTAGATGAAGAAAAACTGGCCATCTTCAACAAGATTCCCATGCTTGTTATCCATGGGATTTTTGACGAAATTCTCCCGATTGCAAAAGGGAAGGAGAGTAACCTCTACCTGCAGAACCTGCTTGCCGATCTGACCTATCAGGAGTACCCGATGGGCCATGAAATCAGTGCGGAAGCAATCTCCCTTGCTTCGAAGTGGCTGACGAAAAAAGTGAACCTGATCGGCGGGTAA
- the metH gene encoding methionine synthase → MKNSLINLLETRILVLDGAMGTMIQRHKLQEEDYRGTRFASHSHPLIGNNDMLVLTQPDIIHAIHCDFLDAGSDIIETNTFNANPISQADYHAEHLVRELNVEAAKLARKAADAFTARNPEKPRFVAGSIGPTNKTLSLSPDVNNPGYRAVTFRNVVDNYIMQLEGLMEGGVDLLLVETVFDTLNCKAALFAIEEFFNRIGKHIPVMVSGTVVDASGRTLSGQTTEAFWISIAHMPDLLSVGLNCALGSKQMRPFIESLSGIAESYVSVYPNAGLPNEFGEYDDSPAYMAEQIAGFATSGFVNIVGGCCGTTPQHIEAIAEAVQALEPRKRPHREHELKLSGLEPLVVNSTTGFINVGERTNVTGSKKFARLVKEGNYDEALSIARQQVESGAQVIDVNVDEGMLDSEKVMREFLNLIGSEPEISRVPIMIDSSKWSVIENGLQCVQGKSIVNSISLKEGEDLFRERAQKVLQYGAAAIVMAFDEQGQADSYARRIEICKRAYDLLTMEVGFPPEDIIFDPNVLTVATGIDEHNNYAVDFIETVRWIKENLPYAKVSGGISNVSFSFRGNEPVREAMHAAFLYHAIRAGLDMGIVNAGQLAIYEDIDPELLERVEDVLLNRRPDATERLVSFAETIQGDGEKTEAKAAEWRSFPVEERLRHALIKGIVEYIEEDTEEARLLYPSPLQVIEGPLMNGMNAIGDLFAVGKMFLPQVVKSARVMKRSVACLIPWIEKEKAANKDTRAAAKVLLATVKGDVHDIGKNIVAVVLACNNYDVVDIGVMMPCEKILEAAEREKADLIGLSGLITPSLDEMVHVAREMERLGMTIPLLIGGATTSRIHTAVKIAPVYSGPVIQVLDASRSVPVVSSLLNPALSETYIGQLKKEQAELREGHAARAAGNKYLSLPDARKNRAKLQWDDTTVYNPLKPGITLIEDATVEALRPYIDWTPLFLTWELHGRYPQIFDHKEYGNEAKKLFDDANKLLDRIEKEKLLGLRGVAGIFPASSNGDDIDVFTDESRSTVLTTFHTLRQQQEKKAGEPNLALADFIAPEKSGIKDYIGCFAVTAGLGIERTLKQFSEEQDDYHRIMTQALADRLAEAFAEMLHEKVRKELWGYAPDRCVKNNIPCACHPVPAGKTEHEALGIEALLAEKYQGIRPASGYPACPDHTEKAELFTLLNAETSTGITLTETFAMNPAASVSGLYFAHPAAKYFVLGKIGRDQVEDYAVRKGMSVEQAERWLAPALNYDPE, encoded by the coding sequence ATGAAGAACTCGCTTATAAACCTGCTTGAAACCCGTATTCTTGTGCTGGACGGAGCCATGGGCACCATGATCCAGCGGCATAAATTACAGGAAGAGGATTACCGGGGTACAAGATTTGCCTCACATTCGCACCCGCTCATCGGCAACAACGACATGCTTGTCCTTACTCAGCCGGACATCATCCATGCCATTCACTGCGACTTTCTCGATGCGGGATCGGACATTATCGAAACAAACACGTTCAATGCCAACCCGATCTCCCAGGCTGACTACCATGCCGAGCACCTGGTAAGGGAACTCAACGTTGAAGCTGCAAAGCTTGCGCGAAAGGCTGCCGATGCCTTTACAGCTCGCAACCCTGAAAAACCGCGCTTTGTCGCAGGATCTATCGGGCCGACCAATAAAACGCTCTCCCTCTCGCCGGACGTCAACAATCCGGGATACCGCGCCGTAACCTTCAGAAATGTTGTCGATAACTATATCATGCAGCTTGAAGGACTGATGGAGGGCGGCGTTGACCTGCTGCTTGTCGAGACGGTCTTTGATACCCTGAACTGCAAGGCTGCGCTTTTTGCCATAGAGGAGTTTTTCAACCGGATCGGAAAACATATTCCGGTCATGGTTTCGGGAACCGTTGTTGACGCGAGCGGCCGCACCCTGTCAGGCCAGACCACCGAAGCCTTCTGGATATCCATTGCCCATATGCCTGATCTGCTCTCCGTCGGGCTCAACTGCGCCCTCGGATCAAAACAGATGCGGCCGTTTATCGAGTCGCTCTCCGGCATTGCAGAGAGCTATGTGAGCGTGTATCCCAATGCAGGCCTGCCGAACGAGTTTGGCGAATATGATGACTCCCCGGCCTATATGGCGGAGCAGATCGCCGGTTTTGCAACCTCCGGATTTGTCAATATTGTTGGCGGCTGCTGCGGCACCACTCCACAGCATATCGAAGCCATTGCCGAAGCCGTTCAGGCGCTCGAACCCCGCAAGCGCCCTCATAGAGAGCACGAGTTGAAGCTTTCCGGGCTTGAACCGCTCGTCGTCAACAGCACGACAGGATTCATCAATGTGGGCGAACGCACCAACGTGACCGGATCGAAAAAATTTGCACGCCTGGTCAAGGAAGGTAACTACGATGAAGCGCTCTCCATCGCCCGTCAGCAGGTTGAGAGCGGCGCCCAGGTCATCGACGTCAATGTTGATGAAGGGATGCTCGATTCCGAAAAAGTGATGCGGGAGTTCCTTAACCTGATCGGTTCCGAACCTGAAATCTCAAGGGTTCCGATCATGATCGACAGTTCGAAATGGTCGGTGATCGAAAACGGATTGCAGTGTGTTCAGGGAAAAAGCATCGTCAACTCCATCAGCCTCAAAGAGGGCGAGGATCTCTTCAGGGAACGGGCGCAAAAAGTTCTGCAGTACGGTGCTGCCGCCATTGTGATGGCGTTCGACGAACAGGGACAGGCCGACAGCTACGCCAGACGTATCGAAATATGCAAACGCGCCTATGACCTGCTTACCATGGAGGTGGGTTTTCCGCCCGAGGATATTATTTTCGACCCCAATGTACTCACCGTTGCCACCGGCATCGATGAACACAACAACTATGCCGTTGATTTTATCGAAACGGTTCGATGGATCAAGGAGAACCTGCCTTACGCAAAGGTTTCGGGTGGCATAAGCAACGTCTCGTTCTCGTTCCGTGGCAACGAACCGGTCAGGGAGGCCATGCATGCCGCATTCCTCTATCATGCCATTCGTGCCGGACTCGATATGGGCATCGTCAACGCCGGTCAGCTTGCGATCTACGAAGATATCGACCCGGAGTTGCTTGAGCGGGTTGAGGACGTGCTGCTTAACCGCCGTCCCGACGCTACCGAAAGACTGGTGAGCTTTGCCGAAACCATCCAGGGCGATGGAGAAAAAACAGAAGCCAAAGCTGCCGAATGGAGAAGCTTTCCCGTTGAGGAACGGCTGCGCCACGCGCTCATCAAGGGCATTGTGGAATATATCGAAGAGGACACCGAAGAGGCCCGACTGCTCTACCCCAGTCCACTGCAGGTCATCGAAGGCCCGCTGATGAACGGCATGAACGCAATCGGCGACCTCTTTGCCGTTGGCAAAATGTTTCTGCCGCAGGTGGTTAAAAGCGCCCGGGTCATGAAACGCTCGGTCGCCTGCCTCATTCCGTGGATTGAAAAAGAGAAGGCTGCCAACAAGGATACCCGAGCTGCTGCCAAGGTGCTGCTCGCAACCGTCAAGGGCGATGTGCACGACATCGGCAAAAACATTGTGGCCGTCGTGCTGGCCTGCAACAATTACGATGTTGTCGATATCGGAGTTATGATGCCCTGCGAAAAGATTCTTGAAGCAGCAGAACGAGAAAAAGCCGATCTGATCGGCCTGAGCGGACTCATCACCCCTTCGCTTGACGAAATGGTGCATGTCGCCCGCGAAATGGAACGACTCGGCATGACGATCCCGCTCCTCATCGGAGGGGCCACCACATCAAGAATCCATACCGCGGTCAAAATCGCGCCGGTCTACTCCGGGCCGGTCATCCAGGTGCTCGATGCATCCCGAAGCGTTCCTGTGGTCAGCAGCCTCCTCAACCCGGCTCTGAGCGAAACCTACATCGGACAACTGAAAAAAGAACAGGCAGAACTGCGCGAAGGCCATGCCGCACGCGCTGCCGGCAACAAATACCTCTCTCTTCCCGATGCCCGCAAGAACCGCGCAAAACTGCAATGGGACGACACCACCGTCTACAATCCGCTTAAACCCGGCATTACCCTTATCGAAGATGCGACCGTTGAAGCGCTGCGACCCTATATCGACTGGACGCCGCTCTTTCTCACCTGGGAACTGCACGGCCGCTACCCGCAGATTTTCGACCACAAGGAGTACGGCAATGAAGCGAAAAAACTGTTTGACGACGCAAACAAACTGCTTGACCGAATTGAAAAAGAGAAACTGCTCGGACTCAGGGGAGTTGCCGGTATTTTCCCTGCCAGCAGTAACGGCGATGATATTGATGTCTTTACCGACGAGAGCCGTTCAACTGTTCTGACAACCTTCCACACCCTTCGGCAACAGCAGGAAAAGAAGGCAGGAGAACCTAATCTGGCGCTTGCAGACTTTATCGCCCCCGAAAAATCAGGCATAAAGGATTATATCGGCTGTTTTGCCGTCACGGCGGGCCTTGGTATCGAACGAACGCTCAAACAGTTCAGCGAGGAGCAGGACGACTACCACCGCATCATGACGCAGGCACTTGCAGACCGCCTTGCCGAGGCATTTGCCGAAATGTTGCACGAAAAGGTGCGCAAAGAGCTCTGGGGTTACGCTCCGGACAGATGCGTCAAAAACAATATCCCGTGCGCATGTCATCCCGTACCTGCCGGCAAGACCGAACATGAGGCCCTCGGTATCGAAGCGCTGCTTGCAGAAAAATATCAGGGCATCCGCCCCGCTTCGGGCTATCCGGCCTGCCCCGACCATACCGAAAAAGCTGAGCTCTTCACCCTTCTGAACGCCGAAACCAGCACGGGCATCACGCTCACCGAAACCTTTGCCATGAATCCGGCAGCCTCGGTCAGCGGGCTCTATTTCGCACACCCTGCCGCAAAGTACTTTGTGCTCGGCAAAATAGGACGGGATCAGGTTGAGGACTATGCAGTACGAAAAGGAATGAGCGTTGAACAAGCAGAAAGGTGGCTGGCCCCGGCCTTGAACTACGATCCCGAATAA
- a CDS encoding ATP-binding protein, producing MFNRSAIRDITDWYQRKDRKPLVIRGARQVGKTTSVRQAAADLDVPLAEINLEKHITLEPLFRSYNLNELLLNFSFITGRQITPESNTILFLDEAQATPSAYACLRYFREEMPRLAVVLTGSLLDQVLHNEKLPVPVGRIEHYFMGPLSFEEFLAATDASKALDIIGMMTPETMHMIPDKVHEEMLSQVRRYILTGGMPYSVQTAITSDFHHEAILRDQSALVQTYKDDFAKYVGRSDALKLNNFFTGLIGQVGQQFSAKQANEIALGTSGDGRQLKAALEQFLEARLFYRVQHSNADTIPLGSDVKTRISKLLFVDVGLLLAVQGVPVQSILSMPLELANRGIVAEQFVGQQLLCSKPGYLNPELYYWQPPKSESQAEIDYLFEQGSTIYPVEVKSAKGSSIKSIHAYIIKKQADTAFRISSSKPSIQELTAKISQKEKNFSLINLPFYMVNRLERFTRLLE from the coding sequence ATGTTTAACCGATCAGCTATCCGGGATATAACCGACTGGTATCAGCGAAAAGACCGGAAGCCATTAGTCATTCGCGGTGCCCGTCAGGTTGGAAAGACAACAAGCGTTCGGCAGGCGGCGGCTGACCTCGATGTTCCGCTCGCAGAAATCAATCTCGAAAAGCACATCACTCTTGAACCACTGTTCAGGAGCTATAACCTGAATGAACTCCTGCTCAATTTTTCGTTTATCACCGGTCGGCAGATCACTCCGGAGAGTAATACGATTCTGTTTCTCGACGAAGCTCAGGCAACTCCTTCAGCGTATGCGTGCCTTCGGTATTTCAGGGAAGAGATGCCTCGACTTGCCGTGGTCCTGACCGGATCGCTTCTTGACCAGGTCTTGCATAACGAAAAACTCCCTGTACCGGTAGGCCGGATCGAGCACTATTTTATGGGGCCACTGAGCTTCGAGGAGTTTCTCGCAGCGACAGATGCATCGAAAGCCCTCGATATTATCGGTATGATGACGCCGGAAACCATGCACATGATTCCGGACAAGGTGCATGAAGAGATGCTTTCACAGGTACGCCGCTATATTCTCACCGGCGGAATGCCTTACTCTGTCCAGACTGCGATTACATCTGATTTTCATCATGAAGCAATCCTTCGGGATCAGTCAGCACTGGTGCAGACCTACAAGGATGACTTCGCAAAATATGTCGGACGAAGTGACGCTCTGAAGCTGAACAATTTCTTTACAGGACTTATCGGGCAGGTTGGCCAGCAGTTTTCAGCAAAGCAGGCAAATGAAATAGCACTCGGGACCAGTGGAGACGGTCGGCAACTGAAGGCAGCTCTTGAACAGTTTCTCGAAGCGCGTCTTTTTTACAGGGTGCAGCACTCCAATGCGGATACCATTCCGCTCGGCAGCGACGTCAAAACAAGAATCAGCAAATTACTTTTTGTCGATGTGGGTTTGTTGCTTGCAGTCCAGGGAGTTCCTGTGCAAAGCATCCTCAGCATGCCGTTGGAGCTTGCGAATCGAGGAATTGTCGCCGAGCAGTTCGTCGGCCAGCAGTTGCTCTGTTCCAAGCCAGGTTACCTCAATCCGGAACTCTATTACTGGCAGCCCCCGAAATCCGAAAGTCAGGCCGAAATCGATTACCTCTTCGAACAAGGCAGTACCATCTATCCCGTCGAGGTGAAATCCGCAAAAGGCAGTTCCATCAAGTCGATTCACGCCTATATCATCAAAAAACAGGCTGATACCGCATTCAGGATAAGCTCGTCAAAACCATCCATTCAGGAACTGACTGCAAAAATAAGTCAGAAGGAAAAAAACTTCAGCCTCATCAACCTGCCGTTTTATATGGTCAACCGTCTCGAACGGTTTACGCGGTTGTTGGAATAG
- a CDS encoding class I SAM-dependent methyltransferase produces MSNNTLVGFFAYLNWLLNPFHGLETTEVYDLIGTTALTEHRLYLNLGYWRDADTIDEASEALALLVAERGGMAAGDVVLDCGYGFGDQDILWARSMKPEKIIGLNITRSQVERARMHVADAGLGNMIDLREGSATAMPIADESIDLVVSLESAFHYRSREDFFREAYRVLRPGGRLVTADIVPTKHAGNPFRRMEQWISWSLVAGKFNIPQENYYLIPSYTSKLLSAGFVGIDIKSIRDDVYRPLHEYLSRDQTFVRKLPPVARMLAKSALHRSAESVYAGLDYILSYAEKPEKSG; encoded by the coding sequence ATGTCAAACAACACCTTGGTTGGTTTTTTTGCATATCTCAACTGGCTTCTCAATCCATTCCACGGACTGGAGACTACTGAAGTCTATGATCTGATTGGCACCACCGCTCTTACCGAGCACAGGCTGTATCTGAATCTTGGCTACTGGCGGGATGCGGATACCATTGATGAGGCCAGTGAAGCGCTTGCTCTTCTGGTGGCGGAACGGGGCGGTATGGCTGCTGGTGATGTGGTGCTGGATTGCGGGTATGGTTTCGGCGACCAGGATATCCTCTGGGCCAGGAGCATGAAACCTGAAAAAATCATCGGTCTGAATATCACAAGGTCTCAGGTTGAACGGGCCCGGATGCATGTTGCGGATGCAGGGCTCGGGAATATGATCGATTTGAGGGAAGGTTCGGCAACAGCGATGCCGATTGCAGATGAATCCATCGATCTGGTTGTTTCTCTGGAGAGCGCTTTCCACTACAGGAGCCGCGAGGATTTTTTCAGGGAGGCGTATCGGGTGTTGCGACCGGGTGGAAGGCTGGTGACGGCCGACATTGTCCCGACCAAACACGCCGGCAATCCCTTCAGGCGGATGGAGCAATGGATTTCATGGAGTCTTGTGGCCGGTAAGTTCAATATTCCGCAGGAAAACTACTATCTGATTCCGTCATACACCAGCAAGCTCCTGAGTGCCGGATTCGTCGGTATCGACATCAAATCAATACGCGACGATGTCTATCGGCCTCTTCATGAGTATCTGTCAAGAGATCAGACGTTTGTAAGGAAGCTGCCTCCGGTTGCCAGGATGCTTGCAAAATCGGCATTGCATCGGTCAGCGGAGAGTGTCTACGCCGGCCTGGACTATATTCTGTCTTATGCTGAAAAGCCGGAGAAATCCGGGTGA